From the Diospyros lotus cultivar Yz01 chromosome 13, ASM1463336v1, whole genome shotgun sequence genome, one window contains:
- the LOC127788416 gene encoding UPF0161 protein At3g09310, with protein sequence MALPLYLSNVFAVVPPLANPNSQTLRFPSNPTCKPLFCTSTTKTHRQRRRLSFILNQSDNDSEHRKLQEKEVNNPGVKAALSMLRFYKREISPLLPNSCRYVPTCSEYSMIAYQKYGVVKGTILTAWRLCRCNPLGGSGFDPPRWFGEESTLDQSDDY encoded by the exons ATGGCGCTTCCCCTTTACCTCAGTAATGTCTTTGCTGTAGTTCCTCCGCTTGCAAACCCTAATTCCCAAACCCTCAGATTCCCCTCCAATCCAACGTGTAAACCCCTCTTCTGCACTTCCACCACAAAG ACGCACCGCCAGCGTCGGAGACTCTCCTTTATACTTAATCAATCAGACAATGACTCCGAGCATCGTAAGCTACAGG AAAAAGAGGTGAACAATCCAGGGGTTAAAGCAGCATTATCTATGCTCAGATTCTACAAAA GGGAGATCTCGCCATTGCTGCCGAATAGTTGTCGATATGTTCCAACATGTAGTGAGTATTCCATGATTGCCTATCAGAAGTATGGAGTCGTCAAGGGGACCATCTTGACTGCTTGGCGTCTGTGTCGCTGCAATCCTCTCG GTGGGTCTGGATTTGATCCTCCAAGATGGTTTGGTGAGGAAAGCACACTAGATCAGTCAGACGATTACTAG
- the LOC127788415 gene encoding scarecrow-like protein 9, with product MDPRARRLLGSMKGVQWDNQSVSNLRNPSLVVATRYGNSFPNHNFEGIQFPPNDVSLSDTVPSSTVTSEEDPHEDCDFSDAVLRYINQILMEEDMEDRTCMLQGSLDLQAAEKSFYEVLGKKYPPSPERDRFYVDQSSESPDGYLSRNQTDSSNRSHDGSNYFVDASCINNLSGFATSRIPSLSVNSTSGLSSSSSNTLTSITDGFLDSPISPLQVADLCNGRQSIWQFTKGVEEASKFLPRSEELLINFDGNRFLYQEPKGESSDVTVKMEKKEVGETLPTGLNVRKNPHRDKVDSEEERRSKLAAIFPDSIVRSEMFDKILLCSKEKAAFLEAYRQALKDGTNKKIQQNGQSKGPTSRRGRKKQNGKKEVVDLRAFLIHCAEAVAADDYRSASELLKQIRRHSSPFGDGNQRLAHCFADGLEARLAGTGSQIYKALISKRTSAADYLKAYQLYIASCPFRRVSNFVSNKTTKLKSENAMRIHIIDFGILYGFQWPTFIQRISEREGGPPKVRITGIEFPQPGFRPDAGVQETGRRLADYAQSFNVPFEFNALAKKWDTIKLEDLKIEKDEFLVVNFLYRSQTLHDETVLAGSSRDTVLNLIRRINPDLFIHGIVNGAYNAPFFVTRFREALFHFSALFDMLEANVPREHHERMLIEREIFGKEALNVIACEGWERVERPETYKQWQVRVLRAGFVQLPFDREIIARVMDKVRPRYHKDFVIDEDNQWLLQGWKGRIIYGLSCWKPV from the coding sequence ATGGATCCACGAGCTCGTAGATTATTGGGTTCCATGAAAGGAGTCCAATGGGACAATCAATCTGTATCGAATCTGCGCAATCCAAGCCTAGTTGTTGCGACCAGATATGGGAACAGCTTTCCCAACCACAACTTTGAGGGAATCCAGTTCCCTCCAAATGATGTCTCATTGAGTGATACAGTTCCGAGTTCGACTGTGACATCGGAGGAGGATCCTCACGAGGACTGTGATTTCTCTGATGCTGTGTTGAGATACATAAATCAGATTCTTATGGAAGAGGACATGGAAGACAGGACTTGCATGCTTCAAGGGTCGTTGGATCTCCAAGCTGCAGAGAAGTCGTTCTACGAGGTGCTCGGCAAGAAGTATCCGCCATCTCCTGAAAGGGACCGTTTCTACGTTGACCAAAGTAGTGAGAGCCCGGATGGTTATTTGTCTAGGAACCAGACTGATTCCAGCAATAGAAGCCATGATGGTAGCAATTACTTTGTTGATGCAAGTTGCATTAACAATTTATCTGGCTTTGCTACCTCTCGGATACCTAGCCTTTCTGTCAATAGTACTTCCGGCTTGTCAAGTAGCTCTTCAAATACTCTGACCAGTATTACTGATGGGTTCTTGGACTCTCCTATAAGCCCTCTTCAGGTAGCTGATCTGTGTAATGGAAGACAATCTATTTGGCAGTTCACGAAGGGGGTTGAAGAAGCTAGCAAGTTCCTGCCAAGAAGTGAAGAACTTCTAATCAATTTTGATGGCAATAGGTTCTTGTATCAGGAGCCAAAAGGAGAAAGTAGCGATGTGACAGTTAAGATGGAGAAAAAGGAGGTGGGAGAGACCTTACCTACTGGGTTGAACGTGAGGAAGAATCCTCACAGGGATAAAGTGGACtcagaagaagaaaggagaagcaagctgGCAGCAATTTTTCCAGATTCCATAGTGCGGTCGGAGATGTTTGATAAAATCTTGCTTTGTAGCAAGGAAAAAGCTGCGTTCTTGGAAGCTTATCGTCAAGCGTTGAAGGACGGAACAAACAAGAAAATTCAGCAGAATGGGCAATCAAAGGGGCCGACTAGCAGAAGGGGTCGTAAGAAGCAAAACGGCAAGAAGGAAGTGGTGGACTTGAGAGCTTTCTTGATTCATTGTGCAGAAGCTGTTGCAGCAGATGACTATAGGAGTGCAAGTGAACTACTAAAACAGATCAGGCGGCACTCTTCTCCTTTTGGAGATGGGAATCAAAGATTGGCTCATTGTTTTGCTGATGGCCTTGAGGCACGCTTGGCTGGTACCGGGAGCCAGATTTACAAAGCCCTCATCAGTAAAAGAACATCAGCTGCTGATTACTTGAAAGCTTACCAGCTATATATTGCATCATGCCCATTTAGGAGGGTATCAAATTTTGTCTCGAACAAGACAACAAAGTTAAAGTCGGAGAATGCAATGAGGATCCACATTATAGATTTTGGTATACTCTATGGCTTCCAGTGGCCTACTTTCATCCAACGTATCTCAGAAAGAGAGGGTGGACCCCCAAAGGTACGGATTACTGGGATAGAATTTCCCCAACCAGGCTTCCGGCCAGATGCAGGAGTTCAGGAGACGGGGCGCCGGTTAGCAGATTATGCTCAGAGTTTTAATGTCCCATTTGAGTTCAATGCCTTGGCAAAGAAATGGGATACCATCAAACTTGAGGATCTAAAGATTGAAAAGGATGAATTCCTTGTTGTCAATTTTTTGTACCGCTCTCAGACCCTACACGATGAGACCGTGCTGGCAGGTAGTTCAAGAGATACGGTTCTCAATCTAATAAGAAGAATCAATCCTGACCTCTTCATACATGGGATTGTCAATGGGGCCTATAATGCTCCTTTCTTTGTTACGCGGTTCCGGGAGGCTCTGTTCCACTTCTCAGCACTGTTTGATATGCTTGAAGCTAATGTTCCTCGTGAACATCATGAGAGGATGCTCATTGAGAGGGAGATCTTTGGGAAGGAAGCTCTGAATGTTATAGCCTGTGAAGGTTGGGAGAGAGTTGAAAGGCCAGAGACGTATAAGCAGTGGCAAGTCCGGGTTCTGAGGGCAGGCTTCGTACAGCTCCCTTTCGATCGGGAGATCATTGCAAGGGTAATGGATAAGGTGAGGCCAAGATATCACAAGGATTTTGTGATTGATGAAGACAACCAATGGCTGCTGCAAGGATGGAAAGGCCGAATCATTTATGGCCTTTCTTGTTGGAAACCTGTTTAG